Below is a genomic region from Chthoniobacterales bacterium.
CGCGTGGTTCATCATTGGAAACGCCCGCGCGAGCGCGGCCGAGGCCGCCTTTGCGGCCGCGCAGACGCCGGCCGACTACCGCGCGGTCGTGGAAAAATACGGGTATTCGCCCGTGGCTGGTGACGCGTCGCTCCTGCTCGCCGCGTCCCTGCGCACCGAGAAGAAATACGACGAGGCGAATTCCATCCTCGATGCCTTCATCAAGGCGCAGCCGAAACATCCCTTCGTGCCGCTCGCCCGCATTGCCGTCGCCGAGAATCTCGCGCTGAGCGGCAAGGTTGCCGATGCGGCGACCGCTCTCGAGACGCTCGCGCAGACCGACAGCGCCTCGTTCGCCGCGCCCTACGCGCTGTGGACGGCGGCCGAGCTGAAGGCCGCGCAGGGCCAGCGCGAAGCCGCGGTGCGGGCCTATCGCGAATTGCAGAAGACGTTCCCGACGAGCGTTTCCGCGCAGGTGGCTGCGCCGATGGCCGAGGCGCTTGCCGCGGTGGTCGAGCAGCCGGCGGTGTCGCCGACGCCGAAGCCCTGACCGGCTGCGAGGTTCAGGCGCCCCAGCCGAAGGACAGGCGGGGCTGCCAGCCGGGAACCACGCGCACGGCGGGTTTCGGAGACGAGACCAGGGCCGGCTCCGTCAGGGCGGTGGAAATTTCCACCGAGCCCGCGTAGTGGCCGCCCTTGTCCACGATCAGCGATCGGGAATGGATGTCGCCATCGAGTCCGCCGTGGCGACCGATGTGGATGCGGCCGGCGCATTGAACGTCGGCCTCGATCTCTCCGCGAAGGAGGACTTCATCCGCGTAGATCGTGTAGAGGAAGCGAAGATTGGTGCCGCGGTCGATCAGGAGACGGCGGGTGCGGATCTGCGCACGGCAGATGCCCTCGCCGCGCAGGCGCAGGGTGCCGTCGCAGGTGACCTTGCCGGCAATGCGGCCTTCCACAAACGCGTGACCGCAGGTGACGCGGGTGGCGTTGAGAAAGCCTTCGCGGCCGATGTGCACCGTGCCGCGGGTTTGCACGATGCGGGTGCTGTGCCCGGTGATTTCGATGTTGTGAAGATCGATCATCGCCCCGCAGGCGGGACAATGCGCAGAGGGCGA
It encodes:
- a CDS encoding tetratricopeptide repeat protein is translated as MATPKSLPVAPASDEPEYEIDSFELLWEKHKTRIIAGAVALVVVIVAVFAWFIIGNARASAAEAAFAAAQTPADYRAVVEKYGYSPVAGDASLLLAASLRTEKKYDEANSILDAFIKAQPKHPFVPLARIAVAENLALSGKVADAATALETLAQTDSASFAAPYALWTAAELKAAQGQREAAVRAYRELQKTFPTSVSAQVAAPMAEALAAVVEQPAVSPTPKP
- a CDS encoding polymer-forming cytoskeletal protein: MIDLHNIEITGHSTRIVQTRGTVHIGREGFLNATRVTCGHAFVEGRIAGKVTCDGTLRLRGEGICRAQIRTRRLLIDRGTNLRFLYTIYADEVLLRGEIEADVQCAGRIHIGRHGGLDGDIHSRSLIVDKGGHYAGSVEISTALTEPALVSSPKPAVRVVPGWQPRLSFGWGA